From a region of the Buttiauxella agrestis genome:
- a CDS encoding DNA replication terminus site-binding protein translates to MMVNNLRGLRDQIGYRIDELGDYLAATPPVVSELMTISRLSRKEERIKSSWEGFKVQHISGEQSVTRIIDALKDFGTDNPQQLNEESTKFTAKYPGLVVVPDKADKLRKLIEEINNAKNQFARALMSLSTDRYERFDEVHAQFPGLVTLQATRNILFSDNPLKKVTFGWRYNRNTEKKTKLELIDILTRRKDALFKNLLTRDQTERLSTLDYAIKKLASMQLQGDEGFRLCRVNSFPVPIVHAWFEGDDRDTQTKNKYLSTKASLPLFATGSFPVPQLKLLSDWDQAVEGDKAKSGRQTQRVYTELVPGADLGIFIVRVASHEE, encoded by the coding sequence ATGATGGTGAACAACCTGCGGGGCCTGAGAGATCAGATTGGCTATCGTATCGACGAACTGGGCGACTATCTTGCAGCCACCCCCCCAGTTGTGTCTGAGCTTATGACGATTAGCCGACTGTCCCGTAAGGAAGAGCGCATCAAATCAAGTTGGGAAGGTTTTAAAGTACAACACATCAGTGGTGAACAATCAGTAACCAGAATTATTGATGCTCTCAAGGATTTTGGTACTGATAACCCACAGCAACTTAATGAAGAATCAACCAAATTTACGGCCAAATATCCCGGACTCGTTGTGGTGCCGGATAAGGCGGATAAGTTACGTAAGCTGATCGAAGAGATTAATAATGCCAAGAATCAATTTGCCCGGGCATTAATGAGCCTTAGCACCGACCGGTACGAACGTTTTGACGAAGTTCATGCGCAGTTTCCGGGGCTCGTGACGCTTCAGGCTACTCGCAATATTCTTTTCAGCGATAACCCACTGAAGAAAGTTACTTTTGGCTGGCGCTACAATCGCAACACTGAGAAGAAAACGAAACTTGAGCTGATAGATATTCTTACTCGACGCAAAGACGCTCTTTTTAAAAACCTGCTGACCCGCGACCAAACCGAACGTCTCAGTACCCTGGATTACGCCATTAAGAAGCTGGCTTCTATGCAGCTTCAGGGAGATGAAGGTTTTCGCCTGTGCCGCGTGAATTCGTTCCCTGTGCCGATTGTCCATGCATGGTTTGAAGGAGATGATCGTGATACTCAGACGAAAAATAAATATCTTTCTACCAAGGCATCTTTGCCGCTATTTGCCACAGGCAGTTTTCCAGTGCCTCAGTTAAAGCTTCTCAGTGACTGGGATCAGGCAGTTGAAGGGGATAAAGCAAAATCTGGCCGTCAGACACAGCGGGTATATACAGAGCTCGTACCCGGAGCAGATTTAGGCATTTTCATCGTCCGTGTAGCAAGTCACGAGGAATAA
- a CDS encoding DUF2913 family protein yields MSIDNEAVMSAATSCLLYISQSKASPTARNGLIRDWLRSAERRRTHSSQSIRIIKRHLKHATKSQVTDLASIIHLLVEGRGSIPDATGSRLYMLKTFSDHLGRLGWRVVIGSQNDWDKLDVHYPNTCFGLKRDVECCFGSEGEQIQSLPLYVIGDVTSFRQIAGEYDYLVMGDKSEFVDGVSVHILQLTSDQITGD; encoded by the coding sequence ATGTCGATAGATAATGAAGCCGTAATGAGTGCTGCGACCTCCTGCTTGCTCTATATCTCTCAAAGTAAGGCGAGTCCCACTGCGAGGAATGGACTCATACGTGACTGGTTGCGTTCTGCTGAGCGCCGCAGAACCCATTCATCTCAGTCCATCCGGATTATCAAGCGGCACCTGAAGCATGCGACTAAGTCTCAGGTGACCGACCTCGCCAGCATCATTCATTTGCTGGTTGAAGGGCGTGGCTCAATCCCGGATGCAACAGGCTCCCGACTTTACATGCTGAAAACCTTCAGTGACCACCTGGGCAGGCTCGGATGGCGTGTCGTTATTGGTAGCCAGAACGACTGGGACAAATTGGATGTGCATTACCCTAACACCTGCTTTGGTTTAAAACGGGATGTCGAGTGTTGCTTTGGTTCTGAAGGTGAGCAGATACAGTCACTGCCACTTTATGTTATCGGTGATGTGACCTCTTTCAGGCAGATCGCCGGAGAATATGATTACCTCGTGATGGGTGATAAAAGCGAATTTGTAGACGGTGTGTCAGTGCATATCCTGCAATTGACCTCCGACCAGATAACTGGAGATTAA
- a CDS encoding DUF7146 domain-containing protein — MTTPTMCNSKTPQQKAKEIIDRVHSRVAGIGGWRNIYSSYPQLADAVERAPKQVPCPFTGDGKTKFRFRKKDLYTGCAIHNDFPVNTFVDGIDVLSHLLQLSKTETCKVILRDHFGDDISAPLTKADLQLNEEYKREVKASKILEPEEVAERAKKLEAVYHYTSQVTEDTSVGRYLKKRGLSRIFSNLPKDIGVNPRLYYWDNGKTVTYPGMIAVYRDNRGRRLTIHRTYLEVNGDKAKVDKPKLMMKPPADMHGGSIQLFEPHYNESTSTWLLGVSEGIENALSVIEATSMPCWAASSSWALENMEIPDYLLPPPDVKFINFYIWSDKDRPNSLGVCPGAEAASKLYTRMKAYLEGRYPASQLNIQVLEPEGQIPENKKGIDWNNVLVNEGSDGFPVRCAPELLMQLK, encoded by the coding sequence ATGACAACGCCGACGATGTGCAACAGTAAAACCCCACAGCAAAAAGCAAAAGAAATAATTGACCGTGTCCACAGTCGCGTAGCAGGAATTGGCGGGTGGCGGAATATTTATAGTTCCTACCCACAGTTAGCTGATGCAGTTGAGCGAGCACCAAAACAGGTCCCATGTCCCTTCACTGGAGATGGGAAAACTAAATTTAGATTCCGGAAAAAGGATTTGTATACAGGGTGCGCTATTCATAACGATTTCCCTGTTAACACGTTTGTTGATGGAATTGATGTTTTGTCCCACTTGCTGCAATTAAGCAAAACGGAAACCTGTAAAGTGATTCTTCGGGATCATTTTGGTGACGATATCTCAGCGCCTCTTACGAAGGCGGACCTTCAATTAAATGAAGAATACAAGCGTGAAGTAAAAGCCTCGAAGATATTAGAACCTGAGGAAGTAGCTGAACGCGCCAAAAAATTAGAAGCAGTTTATCACTACACTAGTCAGGTAACGGAGGATACCTCTGTTGGACGTTATTTGAAGAAGCGTGGATTATCACGAATATTCAGTAATCTGCCAAAAGATATAGGTGTTAATCCCAGATTGTATTATTGGGATAATGGCAAAACGGTTACGTACCCTGGCATGATCGCTGTATATCGCGATAACCGAGGACGCCGCCTGACCATTCACAGAACGTACCTGGAAGTAAATGGTGATAAGGCAAAAGTTGATAAACCTAAACTGATGATGAAACCTCCTGCTGATATGCATGGCGGTTCCATTCAACTGTTTGAGCCGCACTACAACGAGTCAACCAGTACCTGGTTGCTTGGCGTATCGGAAGGAATTGAAAATGCGCTGTCTGTAATTGAAGCGACCTCTATGCCATGCTGGGCTGCAAGCTCTTCATGGGCCCTGGAGAATATGGAGATTCCTGATTATCTACTACCGCCACCTGATGTGAAGTTCATTAACTTTTACATTTGGTCTGATAAAGATCGACCTAATAGTCTTGGTGTTTGTCCGGGCGCAGAAGCTGCATCTAAGCTTTACACTCGAATGAAAGCCTATCTTGAAGGCCGTTATCCTGCTTCACAGTTGAACATTCAAGTATTGGAACCAGAAGGTCAGATTCCCGAGAATAAAAAGGGTATCGACTGGAACAATGTGCTTGTCAATGAAGGTAGTGATGGATTCCCCGTAAGGTGTGCTCCAGAATTACTAATGCAACTGAAATAA
- a CDS encoding DUF3150 domain-containing protein: MNVNSNTSINTSNLGNIDPKEQCLKFLDAYPELKDGAVITKLEISGCQGHRRTKDIQQSFEGLDISDQSSVSKSEVRWIDSKALSFKSTINSKISTLCARLCINYSNMFILPVSSMQEFLEEAQKIESEFKEGISNALDNYEIYVENEKKRSPLMADLIDKLKLTKDDFGKSFKFRLAHFIPFTPISVEESDETNDRYKEQLLVDIADEAEKIYIQMISKERLKSSTISRLKQMQSKIISFMFMYKEAVVLADAIKYIIDNVPNGSITNPRDVSVLQQWFCFMSDVNKLSRIISGEEKVADWLSTISHAFNSASNNDTPVTSKINDNPFAKVTVLGNKESVNSPAAKAGVSDETKGDVTSDTPEAPKTLGGGLSLKGW, from the coding sequence ATGAACGTAAACTCAAATACAAGCATCAATACATCTAATCTCGGCAATATTGATCCAAAAGAACAATGTCTGAAATTCCTCGATGCTTATCCTGAGCTGAAAGACGGTGCGGTCATAACCAAACTAGAAATCAGCGGTTGTCAGGGTCACCGCAGAACTAAAGATATACAGCAATCGTTTGAAGGGTTAGATATTTCAGACCAGAGCAGTGTGTCTAAAAGTGAAGTTCGATGGATTGATTCAAAGGCATTAAGTTTTAAAAGCACTATCAACTCAAAGATATCCACGCTGTGTGCCAGATTGTGCATTAACTACAGTAATATGTTTATTCTTCCTGTTAGCAGTATGCAGGAGTTCCTGGAGGAAGCTCAAAAAATCGAGTCGGAATTCAAGGAAGGGATAAGCAATGCTTTGGATAACTATGAAATTTATGTTGAGAATGAGAAGAAACGCAGCCCTTTAATGGCTGATCTGATTGATAAGCTCAAACTGACCAAGGATGATTTTGGTAAATCATTTAAATTCAGGCTTGCGCATTTTATACCATTCACTCCGATTAGCGTTGAAGAAAGCGATGAAACGAACGACCGATATAAAGAGCAATTGCTTGTTGATATTGCGGATGAAGCAGAGAAAATTTATATCCAAATGATTTCGAAAGAAAGACTGAAATCAAGCACAATCTCTAGACTTAAGCAGATGCAGTCAAAAATCATCAGCTTTATGTTTATGTACAAAGAGGCTGTAGTGCTCGCAGATGCGATTAAATACATTATTGACAATGTACCTAATGGGTCCATTACCAATCCTCGTGATGTATCGGTTCTACAGCAGTGGTTCTGTTTCATGAGTGACGTAAATAAGTTGAGTCGTATCATCTCAGGTGAGGAAAAGGTAGCTGACTGGTTATCAACAATCAGCCACGCGTTCAACTCAGCGAGCAATAATGACACACCAGTAACCAGTAAAATTAATGATAACCCGTTTGCAAAAGTAACCGTTCTTGGCAACAAAGAGAGTGTTAATTCTCCTGCTGCTAAAGCCGGTGTATCTGATGAGACGAAAGGTGATGTCACGTCTGACACACCAGAAGCACCTAAAACATTGGGTGGGGGTTTGAGTCTAAAAGGCTGGTAA
- a CDS encoding ATP-binding protein, with protein sequence MSNTAKNTGSVIIESTSQKQLSIQDFLDEQSIRDGRYDIRDDYFLVFACDLFQQPEMDPEMIIPVFKMETSFRAELNKDYVPNPVVLENVVKLLVDTDIQLSLCLKGESGSGKTELAMYISHMMNWPLTIKQINSNIRADELEGERSLIDGNTGFVYSDLVQGFKDGHLILLDEIDKIDPDTAAKLHMPIERKPWSVSANGGEVIKPHAFTRFLGTANTNMSGGERRFVSSQRQDAAFTKRFLIIEMEKPDAVFFTRLLSKRYPDFSMGILEKFVKVAIAVNDAGAEDSVMDARQLVAWVSTSKALSNLAIKETFKIAFATGLPSHIYETVMEAMDLTLGREKEFTMSYLTAARVTIENQVYKVIDLNLMNYPIQEIIYFKSNVKEEYIAVCYESGSRAHVLKTVSKDYSYYKLEDPMKSKNEFADAMARNNFTYAGMLKIAEVSEIFKGRIVADF encoded by the coding sequence ATGTCAAACACTGCAAAAAATACCGGTTCTGTAATTATTGAGTCCACTTCTCAGAAGCAACTTTCCATTCAAGACTTTTTGGATGAGCAAAGTATAAGAGATGGCCGTTATGATATACGTGATGATTATTTTCTCGTATTTGCATGCGACTTGTTCCAGCAACCTGAGATGGACCCGGAAATGATTATCCCTGTTTTTAAAATGGAGACATCATTCCGTGCTGAACTAAACAAAGATTATGTGCCTAACCCGGTTGTTCTTGAGAATGTAGTTAAGCTTTTGGTTGATACTGATATTCAACTTAGCCTTTGTCTCAAAGGGGAGTCTGGTTCGGGTAAAACTGAACTGGCAATGTACATCAGTCATATGATGAACTGGCCCTTAACCATCAAACAAATCAACAGTAATATTCGTGCTGATGAACTTGAAGGTGAGAGAAGCTTAATTGATGGTAATACCGGTTTTGTGTACAGCGATTTAGTCCAGGGATTCAAGGATGGACATCTCATTCTGTTAGATGAGATTGATAAAATTGATCCTGATACAGCAGCTAAGTTGCATATGCCAATAGAGCGGAAACCTTGGTCTGTGAGTGCAAACGGCGGTGAAGTTATTAAGCCTCACGCATTTACGAGATTTTTGGGAACTGCAAACACCAACATGTCAGGAGGAGAAAGGCGCTTTGTTTCCTCTCAGCGTCAGGATGCGGCTTTCACTAAGCGCTTTTTGATAATTGAGATGGAAAAGCCAGATGCAGTATTTTTCACTCGCTTGCTATCGAAACGATATCCGGATTTCAGTATGGGTATTCTTGAGAAATTCGTTAAGGTCGCTATTGCGGTTAACGATGCGGGTGCGGAAGATTCTGTAATGGATGCACGTCAATTAGTAGCATGGGTGTCTACGTCAAAAGCGTTGAGCAACCTGGCTATTAAGGAAACGTTCAAAATCGCATTTGCCACCGGTTTACCGTCTCATATATATGAAACTGTAATGGAGGCCATGGATTTGACTCTTGGTCGTGAAAAAGAGTTCACCATGTCATATCTGACAGCAGCTAGGGTGACGATTGAAAACCAGGTGTATAAGGTTATCGATCTGAATCTTATGAATTATCCAATACAGGAAATCATTTACTTCAAAAGTAATGTTAAGGAGGAATATATTGCTGTGTGCTACGAAAGTGGTTCAAGGGCTCATGTTCTAAAAACTGTAAGTAAGGATTATTCATACTATAAACTTGAAGATCCAATGAAGTCGAAAAATGAATTTGCGGACGCTATGGCTCGTAATAACTTTACCTATGCAGGAATGTTAAAAATAGCCGAAGTCAGTGAAATCTTTAAAGGTCGCATTGTTGCTGATTTTTAA